DNA from Algisphaera agarilytica:
ACCACCGCAAGGCCGCCGAGTGGCTCGACACCGTCTTCAACCGCATCGACATGATCGGCCCGGCCCGGCTCGCCTCGGAAGGCCCGGTGCAGGGCGCCCTCGACGACCGTTTCAACTGGTCGCTCTCGCTCGACAACGACGCGTTGTACCCCGACCTCTATCTCGTCTCGGTCGTGATCAGCTACACCGGTGCCGACGGCCGGCCAGCCCGCGTCGAGGGACACACACAGATCCACGACCCGGTGGGCCGACGTCTTGTGGTCGCCCGATGGGAGGACCTCTGATGCGTTCTCCCGCTTTTCATCGATCGTCTGGTTTCACGCTCATCGAGCTGCTGGTTGCGGCGAGTCTGGTGGGCATCGTGCTCGCGGCGGGCGCGACGCTGACGTATCAGGTCAGCCAGGCCCGGGGCAAGGTAGACCAACTCGCCCGGCACCACGCCGAGGCCGACGCAGCGATCCGCACGATCGCCACCGCCCTGACCCAGCAGTTCCGCAACACGGGGGACGACGACCGGGTCTTTGTCGGCATCGACGACGAGGTTGACGGCCGACCCGCCGACAGCATCCGGTTCTTTGCGGTGAGCAACCGCGTGATCCGGCCGGGCGAGCCGGAGTCGGACGTGCACGAGATCGAGTTTTACCTGGAGCCGCAGGACGGCGAACCCTACCCGGCACTGCTGCGACGCACCGACCCGACGCGAAACGAAGAGCCGGACGAGGGCGGCGTGATCGAACTGGTTGCCCGCGGCATCGGCGGACTGGACTTCGAGTACTTCGACGGCCAGCAGTGGCTTCCGGACTGGCCAGAATTCCTCGGCAGCTCGCCGATGGCGCTTCGGGTGACGGTGGGGGTCACGCTCAACGACGAGGCGGGCACGATGCGGCCGTACCGCCGGCTGATCTATTTCCCGATGATGCCGCAGCCCGGGCAGGGCGGCGGGGCAAACGGCGGCGGCTCGGGTTCGGGCAATGGGAACGGAGGGTTCCGATGAAGCGAACCCCAGCGCATGTTCAAGTCCGGCCGGGTGCGATCCTCGTGTTGGTTCTGTGGCTGCTAATGATCGTCGGCCTGCTGGTGCTGGGCTTGTCGCGCTCCGCACGCGTCTCGGCGTCGCTGGGTTATGGCGAGGTCGAGCGGGTGCAGGCGGAGTGGATGGCCCGGGCCGGGGTCGAGCAGGCGCTTGCGGTGTTGGCGGATGACGCGATCGCGTACGACGGGCAGATCGACGTGTGGTACGACGACCCGGGCTTGTTCGACAGCGTTTCGCTGGCCGCCGGCTTCTCGTTCACCGTGACCGGGCCCGCCTTCGAGAACACCGAGGACGCCGCGGCCCCACGCTTTGGCCTGGACGACGAGTCGTCTCGCGTTTCAATCAACGCCGAGCGTCCCCGGCAGCTCCGCCGCCTGCCCGAGATCGAGTTCGCCCAGGCCGACGCTATCCTCGACTGGCTCGACAACAACGAGGCCGCGCGC
Protein-coding regions in this window:
- a CDS encoding prepilin-type N-terminal cleavage/methylation domain-containing protein; translation: MRKHATSRSRGFTIVESLIAGVILALFAAALAGTTAQSSRAALRAQDHRKAAEWLDTVFNRIDMIGPARLASEGPVQGALDDRFNWSLSLDNDALYPDLYLVSVVISYTGADGRPARVEGHTQIHDPVGRRLVVARWEDL
- a CDS encoding prepilin-type N-terminal cleavage/methylation domain-containing protein yields the protein MRSPAFHRSSGFTLIELLVAASLVGIVLAAGATLTYQVSQARGKVDQLARHHAEADAAIRTIATALTQQFRNTGDDDRVFVGIDDEVDGRPADSIRFFAVSNRVIRPGEPESDVHEIEFYLEPQDGEPYPALLRRTDPTRNEEPDEGGVIELVARGIGGLDFEYFDGQQWLPDWPEFLGSSPMALRVTVGVTLNDEAGTMRPYRRLIYFPMMPQPGQGGGANGGGSGSGNGNGGFR